The proteins below come from a single Miscanthus floridulus cultivar M001 chromosome 1, ASM1932011v1, whole genome shotgun sequence genomic window:
- the LOC136503172 gene encoding deoxymugineic acid synthase 1: MSAGGRAPCGLPRIGLGTAVQGPRPDPVRAAVLRAIQLGYRHFDTAAHYATEAPIGEAAAEAVRTGAVASREELFITSKVWCADAHPDRVLPALRRTLSNLQMEYVDLYMVHWPVTMKAGRFTAPFTPEDFEPFDMRAVWEAMEECHRLGLAKAIGVCNFSCKKLETLLSFATIPPLVNQVEINPLWQQHKLREFCREKGIQLCAYSPLGAKGTHWGSDSVMDSGVLHEIAKSKGKTVAQVCLRWVYEQGDCLIVKSFDEGRMKENLDIVDWELTEEERQRISKIPQRKINQGRRYVSDQGPYKSLEELWDGEI, translated from the exons ATGAGCGCGGGCGGGCGAGCCCCGTGCGGCCTGCCGCGCATCGGCCTGGGCACGGCGGTGCAGGGCCCGCGGCCGGACCCCGTCCGCGCCGCGGTGCTCCGCGCCATCCAGCTCGGCTACCGCCACTTCGACACGGCCGCGCACTACGCCACCGAGGCGCCCATCGGGGAGGCCGCCGCCGAGGCCGTGCGGACGGGCGCCGTCGCCTCCCGCGAGGAGCTCTTCATCACGTCCAAGGTCTGGTGCGCCGACGCGCACCCGGACAGGGTGCTCCCGGCCCTCCGCCGGACGCTCAG CAATCTCCAGATGGAGTACGTGGACCTGTACATGGTCCACTGGCCCGTGACCATGAAGGCCGGGAGGTTCACGGCCCCCTTCACGCCCGAGGACTTCGAGCCGTTCGACATGCGGGCCGTGTGGGAGGCCATGGAGGAGTGCCACCGCCTGGGCCTCGCCAAGGCCATCGGCGTCTGCAACTTCTCCTGCAAGAAGCTCGAGACCCTGCTCTCCTTCGCCACCATCCCTCCCCTTGTCAATCAG GTTGAGATCAACCCATTGTGGCAGCAGCATAAGCTGAGGGAGTTCTGCAGGGAGAAGGGCATCCAGCTATGTGCCTACTCGCCCCTGGGCGCCAAGGGCACGCACTGGGGCAGCGACTCGGTGATGGACTCCGGTGTCCTGCACGAGATCGCCAAGTCCAAGGGCAAAACCGTGGCACAG GTGTGCCTGAGGTGGGTGTACGAGCAGGGCGACTGCCTGATCGTGAAGAGCTTCGACGAGGGGCGGATGAAGGAGAACCTGGACATCGTGGACTGGGAGCTGACGGAGGAGGAGAGGCAGCGCATCAGCAAGATCCCCCAGCGGAAGATCAACCAGGGCCGCCGCTACGTCTCCGACCAGGGGCCGTACAAGTCCCTCGAGGAGCTCTGGGACGGCGAGATATAA